GTGATATTCCTCTTTCACCTACAATCAATGGAATGCTCGGAGACTTCAATAACTGTTCTGGTAATTCTTTTCATGTACAGGGATTTATAAGACGATAGTATCTTGTACTCCCTCCTTCCCCATGTAGGATACATATTACGTTTGGTTAAAGTTAAACTTTATAAAGTTGGTCCAACAATATATAAAAATATATTAAATTTATAATATAAATTCATATAATATGAGAATATATTTGACGTGTCTATTCCATCCTAGTTTTTATGTATTTCCCTTTTCTTTTTTTCCCACCGTGATGTAATCTGTTTAAAACTTTGGGACTTTTAGTCCTTGTACAGTTTCTTTTGCCATATATATAGAAAATTACACCGTAGGGGTTTCCCCTACGGTAcaggtgtcaaaaaaaaaaaaaaatatatttGACGATGATTATAATAACATTGAGATAATCTCGTAGATGTTGCTATAATTTTAGTATACTTAATCAAAGTTTATAAAATTAAACTTTAACCAAAACAAATATGCATCCTAATTTGGGAGAGAGGGATCGAGTACATTTCAAATCTTCTACACAAGAAAAAATTACATCTTATTTAATGGTCATCTCTTGGTGTTATCCTGTTGGTTAATGTTTGCATGTTCCGCAAATTGTGGCATGATTAAAATTAAACTAGAAAACATATGTAGAAGACACACCTTATTTTTCATTTGTCGTCCTATATCACAACAATCATCCATTGTATGCTCCAAAAAAGATGCCCTGCATGGAGACCGACGACGGGTTCCACCATCATCTTATCCGGGAGACTTaggtctagggtttcccccgaagTAGCCCGGGCGAGAAGAAACGCAAGCTGCAGGAACGAGGCCTTCAATAAGGTAGCGACAAACAGGCACCGGCATGCATCGTCCTCCATTACCGAAGTCAGGGATGTCTATCAACGGCAGCGACGCCTCATCTTCGAGAACTAGATTTCAGCTACAAACTAGCCGATCCCGTCCGGTCAAAGATGATACCACCACCGCCCCGACTTTTTAATTCTGCAAGTCTACCTAGAGAGCACCACCGGCTGCCAACGTCGAGGTCATCGAGACACAGCCCGGAAAAATCTATCGGGGCTCTGATCGGGGCTGCCTGTCACGCTGCAACCGCTGTCCTGACACCACCGAGCCCCCCAGGTCGCCTGCATATGGCCGGAGCAAGCATCGCTGCTGCTCCTCCATGGTGGCCAAGAAGTTCCGCATCCGCCACCACAACACACGGGCTTTGCCCAGCGACAGCTTTGGGAGCGGCGGGTGGGGATGCGCGTAagggggaggaggaggggcgATAGCGGGGCACACTAGTGTGGAGCGGGGTGCCACCGCACGGTGGTGGGATAGAGCCATTGTACATTAATTATCTACGAAGTTACCACTACGAAGAAAATTACTAATACAATCTATAGAAGTCTAGTGCAGACAACTGATCTAAGGATTCTTAAAAAAACATAATTCTAAGAAAAGTTTGTGACACTAATCTGGACAAATGTATTCATGAATACATAAAAAAAATGTTTTTTTACTGTATTTGAATGAAAATTAGTATCCcttcgatccaaattaattgactcaattttattAAAATGTGGATGTATATAAACGTGTTTGTTGACCATATACATCTATAtttagatagttgagtcaattaatataaaTCAGATGGAGTAATTTTATTTTGTGGTTTGCATACTACTCTAAGACTAAGCATCCTCATTTTATGTTAGATTAATTTTGTTGACATATTCTGAACAATATTTTTTTCACTCCACATTTAGGGGTCACCGAAGATAGCTATAAGCTCGATGTTGAGCAAGGAAAGACATATCTCTTACGGATAGTAAATGCTGGAGTCGACAAAGCGTATAACTTAAAGATCGCGGGGCATAAGTTTACTGTGGTCGCCGCTGATGCCAACTATGTGAAACCTTACACCACAGATATCATCGCTATCGCATCAGGTGAGACATTTGATGCATTGGTCGTTGCCGACGCTCCTCCTGGTAGGTACTACATGGTCGCCCAAGCCGTTCAAACAACTGAACCAATCACCCAGAAGCAAGTGTTGATGTCAAGAGGGATTGTATCCTACAATCCAATGAAATGGTTGGGTGATGATACTCTGGAGATAATGGCCCCAGAATTGCCTGATTGGCACGATGAAAGTCCATCCTTCTACTTCCATGGCAACTTGACCAGCTTACTCCCTCAGACTGTTCCGTCAAACATCGATGAGCATATGTCCATGGCCCTTAGGTCGGGATACAACTGCTTGTATGGTGGAGCACCCCACTGTACGGTGACCATGATTAACAACATCTCATTTCAGCATCCCTCGACGATGTCACTACTACAAGCACACTACTACCACACCATGAGGAACATAAGCTCCCTACTAGAGTTTCCAATAGGGCCACCGATGTTAGACTTCAATCAAACTCGAACAACGACGGCGACGTTGGTGAAGAAGCTGCGTTACAACAGCACCGTGGAGATCGTGTTGCAAGGTCCTCCGGGGCAAATGAGCTACAGTAACCCAATGCACCTTCATGGGCACGACTTCTTCATCCTCGCACAGGGGCTTGGGTATTACGACCCAGAGAAGGATGTGCAGAAATACAATTTGGTGAATCCGCCGGTGAAGAACACCGCTCATGTCCCCATGAATGGGTGGACAGTGATTCGATTTGTCACAAGTAATCCTGGTATGTGCAATTATACATTCTTAATTGATATTTGCGTCAAAAGATCGGTGTTCTGATATTAGTCTGCCCATTGTGTATTAATCAACAGGGGTGTGGTTCTTCCACTGTCATACCGAACATCACTCGTCGTCAGGCATGGCAATGGCGTTCGTGGTTGAGGATGGGCCGACGGTTGAAACGACTCTTCCCCCGCCTCCAACGTATTATCCAAGTTGTGGTGGCCCAAATAGTATAGTGGAATATGTATAACTAGTTCAATGCATGTGCATTATCACAACCTCTCGAGATATATTTGTTCAACACTCAAGCAATGGCTTTGTTTCATGTATTTTCATATTTCTGAATTTTCAAACAAATATATCTTTTACCCTCTCGTGATCCACAAAATTGAAACATatctcccgggtgcatatgctccatCTACCCAAAAAAATTGAAGTGTTAAAATATTTGGACAAAAATTCTACAGGGACATCTCCACAGTATATGTGTGTTTATCAAATTTCGTGAAAACAGATATTTTGTGGTGtataaaaaaagagaaaagtTATCATATGAAAAACTTATTTTTAGGAACacaatttgtcttttttatacaCGCCAGACGACAAGTCATTTTTTCAGGAGACGACTTTGTAGACGTGTATTACGTGAAGATGTATGTGCTATTTTTTTGTTTCaatgttttcatattttaaaataTGTCCAAATTAAGTTACAAaataatgggagcatatgcttccGTGAGCCAAAACACCGCTCCCGACACCACTTTGATAGTAAAGACTAAAAGAGCACATAATTGATTAAATAAGAAATAAATTATTATTCACTTACTGGTCAAAAATCTATTACCCCTCAGATTCATATTAATTATTTCCAATATGAAGGTATCTAGATAAATTCtagttctagatacattcatattaaGTAAGACGAAACATAGGGACAAAAAACATCTACTACACACTCAAAGAATGAAAGTCATTATAATTATCATAGTGAAGCATATGTAAATGGACCGtatttttctccatctctctcaCTTATCACTTCCTCGCTCCAAATCTCTATCCCTCTCGGTTCCCCACCTATCCGAGCCTCCAATGGCCTCCCCTACTGCTAGCAGCTCTTCCACCCATGGCCACCCCCAACATCATCTCTTCCACCATGGTGTACCTCAGCTCCACCAAAATACCGTGATAAGGATCACCGTGAGCCAAAAGGGTTTTAGGCCCAATCTTTCACGGCCAACCAAAACAACCAGCATCGAGGTAATTTGATCAATCAAAGATTAGTCGCAAAACACGAAGATTTCAGACGTTGGAACTGATCGGAATCAACTCCCATGCATAGCAACACatcagatcctcaagatccacaagTAACACACAATGATATGCGCCCTCAAACATTGAGACTTTGCTGGTGTATCTTTTATCTCGAAAATTCAACCTAAGGATGCATATGGCGGCTACCAAAACCATTTATATGGTGACTCCAAACGCTACCTTCGCTGGACAGGCCCAACACCAACTTAAAAGCCCAAGTGGTTAAACTAAAAGATGTATTTAACAGGTCTAAATACCAACTCACAAAAATAAACACAAATTGAAAAGTAAAAAAGACACGCTGAAAATAAGAATATAACACCTAAATGTCACAACTCCATGGCCAAAGCAAAGCTGCATTGATGGTGTCTGAAAGTTGGGCTTCACCTCATCTTTAGGAAACACTTCAATGTAGAAAAGTCCAAACTTTATAATACTAGTAAATGCGCACGTGCACGCACGTGTATTCTTATGAATTTGCTATTCTTTGTTGTTTCGTCCTTTCCAAATTTTGATTTTTTACCTCGGTGATCCATGAGAGATTAATACAAACATTGCAGGAACATATTCAAACATAGAAAATTTATAATTTACACATACTGTTTTTATTTCATCAAAATCATTGAGGTTCACTTCAATAAAAAAcaatcaagaaccaaaggaataattgacaaggtatcaacttgtcaatgcctatggattgtaggctagggtttagttggaagtagagggtaagtagatctcgaaggtttcagccggaaagtactcgacgattatgaaaactaggatttgtagacaatgattcgatgatctcctcgtccctcgactccccctttatataggaggtggaaccgagggattcgtatagtacaaattacagagtccgggacggtttctaactcatcccgccagattacaaaataacacttcttattacaactctatctttccttaaatacatcttgggctctcgaatcctcttattcttcgggtaatgggccttcagtaaaccccgggtactatcttcggcaagcccatttgggatgcctatgtcagtagcccccgagattttgcttgaatcgtagaatcagggaaaatctccactgtttatttttattcgaaagcttcaacttttttctatttcttcacataaaattctatattgtacagggataatggtagttggggctagttcatctgacggatcaggtactagttaactgctctagtggcaatccgcaaaaacctacttcaagatcacgtccctggacatgatctcgggatactggtgtaaacttcgacaggtgccgcttaaggtcttaccattctgtcgagtcccagtcaaatttatcgggtacctaacgcgtccgttaggatttttcttcgtatctgttgatacggataaaggtagcagagcgcagtctttggcgatgccacgcccagcagaacggatctggggtcttaccttcgcaaatttgcggcattcagaaattgatcgcaacttcggcgttctgagaatatattgtcgagtgcttttccggctgttggaatggcacattttatcgagccaattttgacttatattgttctcccgatgggagtatatgtagagttaattataactcgaaatatactctcttgcttttctatcttttatttttgaacttcatcgggtacgcgaacagcgttcccgatgggagtagcccccgaggctacaaccaagaacttgtgcttggttgtaggctcgacattttagtccaccttgtcgctatattgtcgttatttcccaatatgatctctctcttctttttttatctctcgggctcccgcaatttctatattgccatactcgaaattttactttttgtcgaagtagcccccgagcgtttgggcaaaaacttgtatttgatcaaaggctcccgaagtatttaataattcctcctgtcgccaatcttcttttatttttcttgtcgacatgcttcccttaaacaaaattgcttcatctctgcttataatcttgatttttctgccttatgggtccattgtttccaccatgttgacacgtcgtgcaagtgggggacacacgtcctccgctttttctggcgcacgtacagtaacgcctatctcagtaaaaatacctttttacccttgtatctagaagatcttttttcaccacacgatttcctcatccaacggcgcactgcttcacccgattcttatataaacctttcttcaacctccgttcatcccctcgcttgcgccgctcatctgttccttttcgcaaaagcttcccctgcgccaactctctctgatcatccgcactcacgagcattgctctgcccattgctgttgatgccaccgcgcacgcgactcactcgccacagtaccccGGAATCcaggatggccgccgaggatcttgagtgggagagatccaaaatctccaaccaggacaccaacatgctgaagaggcttggcctcatgaagaaggaggacgccatccgctgtcccagcgaagaaagctaccccaagcctccaatggagtatcgggttagttttgttgatcaccttatccgtggtctttcgaccccaattcacgatttcctccgcggccttcttttcgtttatgggattcaactgcaccagttgacccccaattccatccttcacatttctattttcatcacactttgcgaatgcttcctcggaattcctcccaattgggctctgtggaaacgcattttctgcctccgccgcaatggctcccacaacgtcacttataacataggtggcgttgttatctgtgttcgtactgatgtcgattatttcgacgtcaaatttcctgattctgtccaaggatggcgcaaaaagtggctctacattcacgaagaaagcgccaactccgttgaacacaacatagttcctttcgacggaaatgccagaattcagcgccgccgctcctgggatgccgaagcttctgaggaagagaaaaaggcgacagaggcactcatgt
This Lolium perenne isolate Kyuss_39 chromosome 1, Kyuss_2.0, whole genome shotgun sequence DNA region includes the following protein-coding sequences:
- the LOC127325998 gene encoding laccase-15, whose amino-acid sequence is MSTAYVVFFLAAALAAACGAEAALVEHTFVVSQVKMHHMCNDSLVTLVNGQFPGPAIEVTEGDSVVVHVINKSPRGVTIHWHGVKQHNNCWADGPAMITQCPIPPNKNFTYRFNVIGQEGTLWWHAHIGFLRATIHGALIIRPRLGPNSYPFPKPDQEITVVLGEWFDMDLFELYEKTENRIYGDIPLSPTINGMLGDFNNCSGVTEDSYKLDVEQGKTYLLRIVNAGVDKAYNLKIAGHKFTVVAADANYVKPYTTDIIAIASGETFDALVVADAPPGRYYMVAQAVQTTEPITQKQVLMSRGIVSYNPMKWLGDDTLEIMAPELPDWHDESPSFYFHGNLTSLLPQTVPSNIDEHMSMALRSGYNCLYGGAPHCTVTMINNISFQHPSTMSLLQAHYYHTMRNISSLLEFPIGPPMLDFNQTRTTTATLVKKLRYNSTVEIVLQGPPGQMSYSNPMHLHGHDFFILAQGLGYYDPEKDVQKYNLVNPPVKNTAHVPMNGWTVIRFVTSNPGVWFFHCHTEHHSSSGMAMAFVVEDGPTVETTLPPPPTYYPSCGGPNSIVEYV